One window of Pieris napi chromosome 14, ilPieNapi1.2, whole genome shotgun sequence genomic DNA carries:
- the LOC125056126 gene encoding cytochrome b5: MTTVQTPPEVTLTNPIPINQDSTTDFDMMALTMAALRFVNPWSVEAKPQWSEKIEPGTPEAKDRVITLVEVSAHDTPQDCWVVIYDRVYDISTFLDEHPGGGDIMLEYAGRDASTAFRSSGHSKAANKALERFLVGELPMHERLYRRPGGMRLSDIPE, encoded by the exons atgACGACCGTACAAACTCCACCAGAGGTGACCCTCACCAACCCTATACCAATTAATCAAGATTCAACCACCGATTTTGATATGATGGCCTTAACCATGGCGGCACTACGCTTCGTTAATCCATGGTCTGTGGAAGCAAAGCCTCAATGGTCAGAGAAAATTGAACCTGGGACACCGGAAGCAAAGGACCGAGTGATTACCCTGGTTGAAGTCTCCGCCCATGACACTCCCCAAGACTGCTGGGTTGTTATATATGATCGTGTTTACGATATTTCAACATTCCTTGATGAg CACCCAGGAGGCGGTGACATAATGCTGGAATACGCGGGACGTGATGCAAGTACTGCCTTCCGTAGTTCAGGGCATTCGAAGGCTGCTAATAAAGCCTTAGAGCGATTCTTGGTGGGTGAGCTGCCAATGCATGAGCGACTTTACCGTCGTCCTGGAGGAATGCGTCTGAGCGACATTCCTGAATGA